The segment TTTCCGTCAACGATAAGCGCGTACGGGTTTTCCTGAGCGTCAACAGTTTTCTGCTGCAGTGCAGTGTAAAGCTCGCCCCAACTCATAGGCGTCGGGTTTGCGCCGACCTGTTTGAAGTATGCCATGTGCATCGGGTTTTCCATGGTACGGATTTTGATGCCTTTCATGTCTTCCGGCGTGTAGATCGGGCGTTTGCTGTTCGTAACGTGGCGCATACCGTTTTCAAGGTAACCGAGAACCGCAAAGCCTTTTGATTCGAGGTAGCCGTTGAGCGTTTTTCCAAGCTCGCCGTCAATGCCTTCAAATGCTGTTTCCCTGCTTGAGAAGAGATAGGGAATGTCAACGATCTGGACGCGTTTGTCAAAGCCTGCGAGCGGCGACGTTGCAGGAATTGCCATCTGCAGCGTGCCCATTTGGACTGCTTCGCTCATTTCACGGTCGCCGCCGAGCTGTGCGTTCGGATAGATTTCAACCTTGATTCTGCCGTTTGAAAGCTTTTCAAGCGGTTCCTTGAACTGTTTGTTCATCGCCTGAATTGTCGGGTGAGAATCGGAGTCGATAGAACCAACCTTAATGATTATCTGGTCGGATGACTGCGCGTTCTGTGC is part of the Candidatus Equadaptatus faecalis genome and harbors:
- a CDS encoding TRAP transporter substrate-binding protein, whose translation is MKKAVAIILVLAVVFCGWYFVSNKAATEAPQAAQNAQSSDQIIIKVGSIDSDSHPTIQAMNKQFKEPLEKLSNGRIKVEIYPNAQLGGDREMSEAVQMGTLQMAIPATSPLAGFDKRVQIVDIPYLFSSRETAFEGIDGELGKTLNGYLESKGFAVLGYLENGMRHVTNSKRPIYTPEDMKGIKIRTMENPMHMAYFKQVGANPTPMSWGELYTALQQKTVDAQENPYALIVDGKFFEVQKYASETGHVFSFELIIANKKFMEGLPKDLKELVEKCATDACLAQRKVMAEQEESFKQQCIKAGMKCNTLTPEQKKAFIAASEPVYKQFEAELGKEIMEIARKVQK